The Coprococcus phoceensis genomic sequence CAGACAATGAGAAAAGAAGCAGACTTTGAAGTGACAGATAAGATTAAACTATATTATCAGGGAACAGAAAAGGCAGAGGCTGTATTTGAAAAATATGAAACTGAAATTGGCGGAGAAGTTTTGGCTACAGAAGTAATCAAAGGAACACCTGGCGGATACAAAAAAGAATGGAACATCAACGGTGAAACTATGACTATGGGAGTAGAAAAATAGGAGGTTGTGATTATGTACCGTGAAAAATTTGATAAGGTGGAATTCCAAAAAACTGTAAAAAGCAATGTAAAAAGACTGTATCGAAAGACAGTAGAGGAAGCAACACAGCAGCAATTGTTTCAGGCAGTGTCTTATGCTGTAAAAGATGATATCATCGACAGATGGCTGATGACACAGGAACAATATAAAAAAGATGACCCAAAAACTGTATATTATATGTCTATGGAATTTTTGATGGGAAGAGCTTTGGGTAACAACCTGATCAATTTGACTGACTATAAAGAAGTGCAGGAAGCATTGGAGGAGATGGGAATCAATCTGAATGTGATTGAAGATCAAGAACCAGATGCGGCACTTGGAAATGGCGGACTCGGGCGTCTGGCAGCATGCTTTCTTGACTCACTTGCAACCTTGGGATACGCAGCCTATGGCTGCGGAATCCGCTATCATTACGGTATGTTCAAACAAAAAATAGAGAATGGATATCAGGTCGAGACACCGGATAACTGGTTAAAAGAAGGAAATCCATTTGAAATCCGACGTGAAGAATACGCAAAAGAGGTGCGTTTCGGAGGAAATATCCGTGTGGAAAAAGATCCAAAGACAGGAAAGGATATGTTTATTCAGGAGAATTTTGAGTCTGTCCTTGCGATTCCATACGATATGCCGATTGTCGGATATAACAATAACCTTGTAAATACACTTCGCATCTGGGATGCGAAGGCAATCACAGACTTCCATTTGGATTCATTTGACCGTGGAGAATATCAAAAAGCTGTAGAGCAGGAGAATCTTGCAAAGACGATTGTAGAGGTACTGTATCCGAATGATAACCATTATGCGGGAAAAGAGCTTCGTCTGAAACAGCAGTATTTCTTTATCTCTGCAAGTTTGCAGGAAGCCGTTGACAAATATTTGAGAGACCATGATGATATCCATAAGTTCTACGAAAAAGTGACGATTCAGATGAATGATACGCATCCTACAGTTGCGGTTGCAGAGCTTATGAGACTGCTTATGGATGAGCATGGACTGGAATGGGATGAAGCGTGGGAGGTTACGACGAAGACTTGTGCTTACACAAACCATACGATCATGGCAGAAGCGCTTGAAAAATGGCCAATCGACTTGTTCCAGAGACTGCTACCTCGTGTTTACCAGATTGTGGAAGAGATCAATCGCCGATTTGTAAATGAAATCCGTGCAAAATATCCTGGCAATGAAGATAAAGTACGCAGTATGGCGATTTTATATGATGGACAGGTGAAGATGGCGCATCTTGCGATCGTAGCAGGATATTCTGTAAACGGTGTGGCAAAACTGCATACA encodes the following:
- a CDS encoding glycogen/starch/alpha-glucan phosphorylase, coding for MYREKFDKVEFQKTVKSNVKRLYRKTVEEATQQQLFQAVSYAVKDDIIDRWLMTQEQYKKDDPKTVYYMSMEFLMGRALGNNLINLTDYKEVQEALEEMGINLNVIEDQEPDAALGNGGLGRLAACFLDSLATLGYAAYGCGIRYHYGMFKQKIENGYQVETPDNWLKEGNPFEIRREEYAKEVRFGGNIRVEKDPKTGKDMFIQENFESVLAIPYDMPIVGYNNNLVNTLRIWDAKAITDFHLDSFDRGEYQKAVEQENLAKTIVEVLYPNDNHYAGKELRLKQQYFFISASLQEAVDKYLRDHDDIHKFYEKVTIQMNDTHPTVAVAELMRLLMDEHGLEWDEAWEVTTKTCAYTNHTIMAEALEKWPIDLFQRLLPRVYQIVEEINRRFVNEIRAKYPGNEDKVRSMAILYDGQVKMAHLAIVAGYSVNGVAKLHTEILKHQELKDFYEMMPEKFNNKTNGITQRRFLLHGNPLLADWVTAHIGKGWITDLQEMEKLKPLVEDEKARKEFMEIKYQNKVRLAKYILEHNGIEVDPNSIFDVQVKRLHEYKRQLLNILHVMYLYNQIKEHPEMSFYPRTFIFGAKAAAGYIRAKQTIKLINSVADVINNDRSINGKIKVVFIEDYRVSNAELIFAAADVSEQISTASKEASGTGNMKFMLNGAPTLGTMDGANVEIVEEVGMENAFIFGLSSDEVINYENNGGYNPIDIYFNDWDIKRVVDQLVDGTYGNGDRELYRDLYNSLLNTNSSDRADTYFILKDFRSYAEAQKRVEEAYRDQDRWSKMALIQTASCGKFTSDRTIQEYVDDIWKLDKVTVEVTDVE